In a single window of the Tellurirhabdus bombi genome:
- a CDS encoding fumarate reductase/succinate dehydrogenase flavoprotein subunit: MKLDSKTPEGPLAEKWARHKFNVKLVNPANKRKYEVIVVGTGLAGAAAAASLAELGYSVKAFCFQDSPRRAHSIAAQGGINAAKNYQNDGDSVFRLFYDTIKGGDYRAREANVHRLAEVSVSIIDQCVAQGVPFAREYGGLLSNRSFGGSQVSRTFYARGQTGQQLLLGAYSALSRQVANGKVKLYPRTEMLDLVVEGGKARGIITRNLVTGKIESHSAHAVLLCSGGYGNVFYLSTNAMNSNATAAWRAYKKGALFGNPCFTQIHPTCIPVKGDYQSKLTLMSESLRNDGRVWVPKTKEMAEQVRKGQLKANDIKEEDRDYFLERRYPSFGNLVPRDVASRNAKYVCDEGRGVASTGLAVYLDFAEAIKRDGKKVIEAKYGNLFEMYEKITDDNPYETPMMIYPAVHYTMGGLWVDYNLMTTIPGLYALGEANFSDHGANRLGASALMQGLADGYFVIPYTIGDYLATIGPADKIPADSPAFKEAEKAVTDQIKQLLAIKGTRPVDDFHRQLGHIMWEYCGMSRNAEGLKKAKKLIQDLKAEFWKNVRVLGDHEDMNQSLEQACRVADFIELGELMVDDALNRNESCGGHFREEFSTEEGEAKRDDANYTYVAAWEYKGPNQQAALHKENLEFENVKLTQRSYK, from the coding sequence ATTAAACTGGATTCAAAAACTCCGGAAGGCCCACTCGCTGAGAAATGGGCTCGTCATAAATTCAACGTAAAACTGGTTAATCCAGCGAATAAGCGTAAATACGAAGTAATTGTGGTAGGAACGGGCCTTGCCGGTGCCGCCGCCGCTGCCTCATTGGCTGAGCTTGGTTATTCCGTGAAGGCGTTTTGCTTTCAGGATAGTCCACGTCGGGCGCACTCGATTGCCGCCCAGGGGGGAATCAACGCAGCCAAAAACTATCAAAACGACGGAGACAGTGTTTTCCGTTTGTTTTACGATACCATCAAAGGAGGTGACTACCGCGCTCGTGAAGCCAACGTTCACCGGCTGGCCGAAGTAAGCGTGAGCATCATCGACCAGTGCGTAGCGCAAGGAGTTCCTTTCGCCCGTGAATACGGCGGATTGTTATCTAACCGCTCATTTGGAGGTTCGCAGGTTTCCCGGACGTTCTACGCCCGTGGCCAGACTGGACAGCAGTTACTGCTGGGGGCTTATTCCGCCCTAAGCCGTCAGGTAGCAAACGGCAAGGTAAAGCTTTATCCACGTACCGAGATGCTTGATCTGGTGGTCGAAGGTGGCAAGGCACGGGGTATTATCACCCGTAACCTGGTTACTGGAAAAATCGAATCCCATTCAGCACATGCCGTTCTGTTGTGTTCAGGAGGTTATGGTAACGTCTTCTACCTGTCCACCAATGCCATGAACTCCAATGCTACGGCAGCGTGGCGGGCTTACAAAAAAGGAGCCTTGTTTGGCAACCCTTGTTTTACGCAGATTCACCCAACGTGTATTCCCGTAAAAGGCGATTACCAGTCCAAGCTGACGCTGATGTCTGAATCCCTGCGGAATGATGGTCGGGTATGGGTTCCTAAAACGAAAGAAATGGCCGAGCAAGTCCGGAAGGGCCAGCTTAAAGCCAACGATATCAAAGAAGAAGATCGGGATTACTTCCTGGAGCGTCGTTACCCATCATTTGGTAACCTGGTTCCGCGCGACGTAGCATCCCGCAACGCAAAATACGTCTGCGATGAAGGTCGTGGGGTAGCCTCAACGGGGCTGGCCGTTTACCTTGATTTCGCAGAAGCCATTAAACGCGATGGTAAAAAAGTCATTGAAGCGAAGTACGGTAACCTGTTCGAGATGTATGAAAAAATCACGGACGATAACCCATACGAAACGCCGATGATGATTTACCCGGCGGTTCACTACACGATGGGTGGCCTTTGGGTTGATTATAACCTGATGACAACCATTCCAGGTCTGTATGCACTGGGTGAAGCCAACTTCTCCGATCACGGTGCTAACCGCTTAGGGGCATCGGCATTGATGCAGGGTCTGGCGGATGGTTATTTCGTTATTCCTTATACCATTGGGGATTATCTGGCAACTATTGGTCCGGCGGACAAAATTCCGGCGGACAGCCCAGCCTTCAAGGAGGCAGAAAAGGCAGTAACTGATCAGATCAAGCAACTGCTTGCCATCAAAGGAACGCGTCCGGTTGATGATTTTCACCGCCAGTTAGGCCACATCATGTGGGAATATTGCGGTATGTCCCGGAATGCAGAAGGTCTGAAAAAGGCTAAGAAATTGATTCAGGATCTGAAAGCTGAATTCTGGAAGAATGTACGCGTTCTGGGCGATCATGAAGACATGAATCAATCATTGGAGCAAGCCTGTCGAGTAGCCGACTTCATCGAACTGGGCGAACTGATGGTGGACGATGCTCTGAACCGGAACGAATCCTGTGGTGGTCACTTCCGCGAAGAGTTCTCAACGGAAGAAGGCGAAGCCAAACGGGATGACGCCAATTATACCTACGTAGCGGCTTGGGAATACAAAGGTCCTAACCAGCAAGCGGCCCTGCATAAAGAAAACCTGGAGTTTGAAAATGTGAAGCTGACCCAGCGGAGTTATAAATAA
- a CDS encoding succinate dehydrogenase/fumarate reductase iron-sulfur subunit, whose translation MNITLKVWRQKNTDSSGKLVEYKLADISPEMSFLEMFDVLNADLIKKGDEPIAFDHDCREGICGTCSMYINGRAHGPQTGSTTCQLHMRSFSDGDTIIVEPWRARAFPVIKDLMVDRSAFDRIMQAGGYVSVNTGSARDANETLIPREIADEAMDAAQCIGCGACVAACKNASAMLYTAAKVSHLAILPQGEAEATMRAERMVAQMDAEGFGACSFTGACSVECPKSISLDHIARLNREYLGAKLTSNNV comes from the coding sequence ATGAATATTACACTCAAAGTCTGGAGACAAAAAAATACAGATTCATCAGGTAAACTGGTGGAATATAAATTAGCCGACATCTCGCCAGAAATGTCGTTCCTGGAAATGTTCGACGTGTTGAACGCCGATCTGATCAAAAAAGGAGATGAACCGATTGCTTTCGACCATGACTGTCGTGAAGGTATTTGTGGAACCTGCTCCATGTATATCAATGGACGGGCGCACGGTCCTCAAACCGGATCAACGACCTGCCAGCTTCACATGCGGAGCTTCAGCGATGGCGACACCATTATAGTTGAACCGTGGCGGGCACGGGCTTTCCCGGTAATCAAAGACTTGATGGTGGATCGCTCAGCTTTCGACCGCATCATGCAAGCCGGTGGATATGTATCCGTGAATACCGGTTCGGCACGTGATGCCAACGAAACCCTCATTCCACGCGAGATTGCTGACGAAGCGATGGATGCAGCGCAGTGCATCGGTTGCGGAGCTTGTGTAGCAGCTTGTAAGAATGCCTCAGCGATGTTGTACACCGCAGCTAAGGTTTCGCACCTGGCAATTTTACCACAAGGTGAGGCTGAAGCTACAATGCGTGCTGAACGGATGGTGGCCCAGATGGATGCCGAAGGTTTTGGCGCCTGCTCATTCACAGGTGCTTGCTCGGTTGAATGTCCGAAGTCGATTTCACTGGATCACATTGCCCGCTTAAATCGTGAATATTTGGGAGCGAAATTAACTTCCAACAACGTATAG
- a CDS encoding type III pantothenate kinase: protein MLLALDAGNSDTVFGIHDGQRWIHIWRTRSLVNEGPAHYESILRLWLLEAGISPTTIQSTVLSSVVPDLTPTLRAMLAGLFSQDPIVVSPAIYPLLPLEILRPYEIGADLVANALAAHLTYQQNCVVVDFGTALTFTTVSATGRMLGVAIAPGLKTAVRSLFSNTAQLPEVPLEMPESALGTNTTHAIQAGIMLGYEGLVRSLLARIRAELDGNCLAIATGGLVATIPTLHVEFTEVRQMLTLDGIRAISQYVSAGAHQSR from the coding sequence ATGCTTCTTGCGCTCGATGCCGGCAACTCTGATACTGTATTTGGCATCCATGATGGACAACGCTGGATTCACATTTGGCGCACTCGTTCCCTTGTTAATGAGGGGCCTGCTCATTACGAAAGCATCCTACGCCTTTGGTTACTTGAAGCGGGAATTTCCCCTACTACAATTCAAAGCACAGTACTTAGCAGCGTTGTGCCAGACCTGACGCCCACGCTTCGTGCCATGTTGGCTGGCCTTTTCAGCCAGGATCCAATTGTGGTTAGCCCAGCCATCTACCCGTTGCTTCCACTGGAAATTTTACGGCCGTACGAAATTGGTGCCGACTTGGTAGCCAATGCACTGGCGGCTCACTTAACCTATCAACAAAATTGCGTAGTCGTTGATTTTGGCACAGCTCTTACCTTTACAACGGTTTCGGCAACGGGCCGTATGCTGGGCGTAGCCATTGCGCCCGGTTTGAAAACAGCTGTAAGGTCGCTCTTCTCCAATACCGCTCAGCTCCCGGAGGTTCCGCTGGAAATGCCAGAGTCGGCTTTGGGAACGAACACTACGCACGCCATTCAGGCCGGTATTATGCTTGGCTACGAAGGACTGGTTCGCTCTCTTCTCGCTCGTATACGGGCTGAATTAGACGGAAATTGCCTGGCCATTGCCACCGGCGGACTAGTAGCTACCATCCCCACCCTGCACGTTGAATTTACGGAGGTCAGGCAAATGCTCACCCTCGATGGGATTCGAGCCATCAGTCAGTATGTAAGTGCTGGAGCGCATCAATCCCGGTAA
- a CDS encoding ribbon-helix-helix domain-containing protein translates to MAAEKKAFVLRINPETLKELERWAQEEFRSVNGQIEFILHEALKRKKQGKAEKSAPSESDSTEQVS, encoded by the coding sequence ATGGCTGCTGAAAAGAAAGCTTTTGTCTTACGGATCAACCCCGAAACGCTAAAAGAGCTGGAACGCTGGGCCCAGGAAGAGTTTCGAAGCGTGAATGGACAGATTGAATTTATACTGCACGAAGCCTTGAAGAGAAAGAAGCAGGGTAAAGCAGAGAAATCTGCTCCGTCGGAATCGGATTCGACCGAGCAGGTTTCGTGA
- a CDS encoding SPFH domain-containing protein, with protein MEEKELTSTSGYVLLMIAFLLLIGSILFFVRGAVGLGVISMLITLVLFAGLAVVNPNEGIVTTFFGDYVGTMRQTGLRWVNPLYAKRKISLRARNLNGQTLKVNDKMGNPIEIGAVVVWRVMDTAKAFFEVDDYQLFVKIQSEAAVRHLASTCSYDNIESDHEEVTLRDSTGQINILLEQELNERLERSGVEVIEARISHLAYAQEIAGAMLQRQQATAVVAARKQIVDGAVGMVEMALARLAEKDVVHLDEERKAAMVSNLLVVLCGEKSVSPVVNTGTLYN; from the coding sequence ATGGAAGAAAAAGAATTAACCTCTACTTCAGGCTATGTCCTTTTAATGATTGCCTTTCTTTTATTGATTGGCTCTATTTTGTTCTTTGTGCGGGGAGCTGTCGGGCTAGGCGTTATTTCGATGCTGATTACTTTGGTTCTTTTTGCTGGTTTGGCCGTCGTCAATCCGAATGAAGGCATTGTAACAACCTTTTTCGGAGATTACGTAGGGACAATGAGGCAGACGGGCTTGCGCTGGGTAAACCCGCTGTACGCGAAACGTAAAATCAGCCTGCGTGCCCGGAACCTGAACGGGCAGACGCTGAAAGTAAATGATAAAATGGGCAACCCAATTGAAATTGGAGCCGTCGTAGTCTGGCGGGTTATGGATACCGCCAAAGCTTTTTTTGAAGTAGATGACTACCAATTGTTTGTCAAAATTCAATCCGAAGCGGCGGTGCGTCATCTGGCCAGTACGTGTTCTTACGATAATATAGAAAGCGATCATGAAGAGGTTACGTTGCGCGATAGTACGGGCCAGATTAATATTTTGCTGGAGCAGGAATTGAACGAGCGTCTGGAGCGGTCGGGGGTTGAAGTCATCGAGGCACGAATCAGCCACTTGGCCTATGCGCAGGAAATTGCCGGGGCGATGCTACAACGCCAGCAGGCAACGGCGGTAGTCGCGGCACGGAAACAAATTGTAGACGGTGCCGTTGGCATGGTCGAAATGGCGTTGGCGCGACTGGCCGAAAAAGATGTCGTACATTTGGATGAGGAGCGAAAAGCAGCGATGGTAAGCAACTTGCTCGTTGTGTTATGCGGCGAAAAAAGCGTTAGTCCAGTAGTCAATACCGGAACCTTATACAATTAA
- the lysS gene encoding lysine--tRNA ligase, giving the protein MILSEQEINRRNKREELMRLGIDPYPAELFEVNVTAADIHQNYEQDKDNYKSISIAGRLMSFRIMGSASFAELQDATGRIQLYFRRDDLCPDEDKTLYNTVFKKLLDIGDIIGATGYVFTTQTGEISIHVTSFKLLTKSLRPLPVVKEAEGKVYDAFSDPEQRYRQRYVDLIVNPQVRETFVKRTKLVNSIRYFLSDRGYLEVETPILQPIHGGATARPFVTHHNTLDMQLYLRIANELYLKRLIVGGYDGVFEFAKDFRNEGMSRFHNPEFTQVELYVAYKDYNWMMDLIEEMVEKIALDLHGKTEVPVGENIINFQRPWKRLTMFEAIQEYTGVDVSAMGEDELRAVAEGRGIKTDSTMGKSKLIDELFGEAVEHQLIQPTFITDYPVEMSPLTKKHRSKPGLVERFEAICNGKEIANAYSELNDPLDQRARFEEQLELANRGDEEAMAMDEDFLRALEYGMPPTAGVGLGIDRLSMIMTNSASIQDVLFFPQMRPEKKAEVSADADYEAKGIPAGWIPALQKMGFMHVDQLSEANPNKVFNDLGGMRKKLKLDVTMPTLDDVKRWVE; this is encoded by the coding sequence ATGATACTGAGCGAACAGGAGATTAACCGGCGCAACAAGCGCGAGGAACTAATGCGACTGGGAATCGATCCATACCCAGCTGAACTTTTTGAAGTCAACGTTACGGCGGCTGACATTCATCAGAATTACGAGCAAGATAAAGACAACTATAAAAGCATTTCCATTGCCGGGCGGCTCATGAGCTTCCGGATTATGGGCAGTGCCTCCTTTGCCGAATTACAGGATGCCACGGGCCGGATTCAGCTTTACTTCCGCCGCGACGATCTTTGCCCCGACGAAGACAAAACCCTGTACAATACGGTTTTCAAAAAGCTACTTGATATTGGCGACATCATCGGCGCGACCGGCTACGTCTTTACGACCCAAACCGGCGAAATTTCAATCCACGTTACCAGCTTTAAGCTGCTCACGAAATCGCTGCGCCCGCTGCCTGTGGTGAAAGAAGCAGAAGGAAAAGTATACGATGCTTTTTCTGATCCAGAGCAACGCTACCGCCAACGCTACGTTGACCTGATTGTCAATCCGCAGGTACGTGAAACCTTCGTTAAACGCACCAAACTGGTTAATTCAATCCGGTATTTTCTCAGCGACCGTGGTTATCTGGAGGTTGAAACCCCCATTTTGCAGCCTATTCACGGCGGGGCAACGGCACGGCCGTTTGTTACGCACCACAATACGCTGGACATGCAGCTTTACCTTCGGATCGCTAATGAGCTATATCTGAAGCGGTTAATTGTTGGTGGCTACGATGGCGTTTTTGAATTTGCCAAAGATTTCCGGAACGAAGGCATGAGCCGCTTCCACAATCCTGAATTTACGCAGGTTGAGCTTTACGTTGCTTACAAAGACTACAACTGGATGATGGACCTCATCGAGGAAATGGTCGAAAAGATTGCCCTTGATTTACACGGAAAAACAGAAGTGCCGGTTGGTGAAAACATCATTAATTTCCAGCGGCCCTGGAAGCGACTAACCATGTTCGAGGCCATTCAGGAATATACCGGCGTTGACGTATCGGCGATGGGTGAAGACGAGCTGCGGGCAGTTGCCGAAGGACGGGGCATCAAAACGGATAGCACAATGGGTAAATCAAAGCTCATTGACGAATTGTTCGGTGAAGCTGTAGAACACCAGCTCATCCAGCCAACGTTTATTACGGACTATCCGGTTGAAATGTCACCATTGACTAAGAAACACCGCAGCAAACCCGGTCTGGTGGAACGCTTCGAGGCCATTTGTAACGGAAAAGAAATTGCGAATGCTTATTCGGAGTTGAACGATCCACTCGACCAACGCGCCCGTTTTGAAGAACAATTGGAGCTGGCCAACCGGGGCGACGAAGAGGCAATGGCTATGGATGAAGATTTTCTGCGGGCTCTGGAATACGGTATGCCACCAACTGCCGGCGTAGGTTTGGGTATCGACCGACTAAGCATGATTATGACCAATTCGGCATCCATCCAGGACGTCCTGTTCTTCCCGCAAATGCGCCCGGAGAAAAAAGCAGAGGTATCGGCGGACGCAGATTACGAAGCGAAAGGCATTCCAGCGGGTTGGATTCCGGCCCTGCAAAAAATGGGCTTCATGCACGTCGATCAGCTCTCGGAAGCCAATCCTAACAAAGTCTTTAATGATTTAGGGGGCATGCGGAAAAAGCTCAAACTTGATGTTACGATGCCTACGCTAGATGATGTGAAGCGTTGGGTTGAATAA
- a CDS encoding DUF4136 domain-containing protein has product MKNAVFVIGLLFVLGSCARPVTVDYNSRVNFDKYKTYAWMDSDVKAGQNPLYYNDIATQNVENSVNTVLNEKGLKQDESDPDVLIGYHFFVEKKTRTVTDPAPLYGPFYGWGRWGWRGWGPSWYGWGGPQSRTEQYNEGTVVVDIVDAKTRKLVWRGSVENAIADPARISAQLPKDVRKILEKYGEEEKS; this is encoded by the coding sequence ATGAAAAATGCAGTGTTTGTAATCGGCCTCCTATTCGTGCTGGGTAGTTGTGCTCGACCAGTGACCGTTGACTATAATTCGAGGGTGAATTTTGACAAGTACAAAACGTATGCCTGGATGGACTCTGACGTTAAAGCGGGTCAAAATCCTTTGTACTATAATGACATAGCTACGCAAAATGTCGAGAATTCGGTCAATACAGTTTTGAACGAGAAAGGATTAAAGCAAGATGAGTCCGACCCTGATGTACTTATTGGCTACCACTTTTTTGTCGAAAAGAAAACCCGTACTGTGACCGATCCTGCGCCACTTTACGGACCTTTCTACGGCTGGGGCCGGTGGGGCTGGCGTGGCTGGGGACCGAGCTGGTATGGCTGGGGAGGCCCACAGTCCCGTACAGAGCAGTATAACGAAGGTACCGTAGTGGTAGACATCGTTGATGCCAAAACCCGTAAACTCGTTTGGCGCGGCTCCGTCGAAAATGCGATTGCTGATCCAGCGCGTATTAGCGCTCAGTTACCGAAAGATGTTCGTAAAATTCTGGAAAAATACGGAGAAGAAGAAAAAAGCTAA
- a CDS encoding 3-oxoacyl-ACP synthase: protein MMNSTPEIKTQLYQHCLDYVDQRISTAQTAMKAAQAAANEESKSSAGDKYETTRAMMQIERDQCARQLTEALKLRQELAGIDLDKTFPTVQPGSLVLTNRGTFFLGISIGKININQDTFLVVSAASPIGSQLLGRRVGDEISFNKVAYRILQIA from the coding sequence ATGATGAATTCAACTCCTGAAATAAAGACGCAATTGTATCAGCATTGCCTCGACTACGTTGACCAGCGGATAAGTACAGCGCAAACGGCAATGAAAGCAGCGCAGGCTGCCGCCAATGAAGAATCGAAAAGTAGTGCAGGGGATAAATACGAGACAACGCGGGCCATGATGCAAATAGAGCGGGATCAGTGCGCCCGCCAACTTACGGAAGCCTTGAAACTGCGCCAGGAGCTGGCTGGCATCGATTTGGATAAAACGTTCCCTACTGTTCAGCCAGGAAGTCTGGTTCTAACCAATCGAGGTACTTTTTTTCTAGGAATTAGTATTGGTAAGATAAATATTAATCAGGATACTTTTCTGGTTGTTTCTGCGGCCTCTCCGATTGGAAGTCAACTACTTGGCCGACGCGTAGGCGATGAGATTTCGTTTAACAAAGTGGCTTATCGCATTCTTCAGATTGCCTGA
- a CDS encoding cold-shock protein produces the protein MQTGTVKFFNESKGFGFIVEDSSSRDIFVHITGLNGLTIREKDRVAFEVIDGKKGLNAVKVKKLEE, from the coding sequence ATGCAAACAGGTACAGTTAAATTCTTTAATGAGAGCAAAGGCTTTGGATTTATTGTTGAGGATTCGTCAAGCCGGGACATTTTTGTACACATTACAGGCCTGAATGGCCTTACCATTCGGGAGAAAGACCGCGTAGCATTCGAAGTAATTGATGGTAAAAAAGGCTTGAATGCTGTCAAAGTGAAAAAATTAGAAGAATAG
- a CDS encoding PspC domain-containing protein, protein MNKIRYFVESQAFGVCTRLGEKMNISASSIRLYFIYTSCLTLGSPVVLYLILAFWMEMRKHLRRHNHPTVWEL, encoded by the coding sequence ATGAACAAAATAAGATATTTTGTCGAGAGCCAGGCTTTTGGAGTCTGTACGAGGTTAGGCGAGAAAATGAACATTTCGGCGAGCAGCATCCGCCTGTATTTCATTTACACGTCCTGCTTAACCCTGGGGTCGCCTGTCGTTTTGTATTTGATTCTTGCCTTTTGGATGGAGATGCGTAAGCACTTACGCCGTCACAATCATCCAACCGTTTGGGAGTTGTAA
- a CDS encoding glycosyltransferase family 2 protein, which produces MDEVAIVILNYNGWSFLDEFLPLVLAYSEGHAVYVADNASLDNSVDLVQQHFPAVKIIRLERNHGYTGGYNEALAQIPATYYILLNSDVEVTPGWVSPLLHLMKRRPQAAACQPKLLAYHQKTHFEYAGAAGGYIDYLGYPFCRGRLFDTLEPDEGQYNDERQIFWATGACLIIRSELFWKIGGFDANFFAHMEEIDLCWRLKNRGYEIWYCPDSTVYHIGGGTLAKTNPRKTFLNYRNSLATLYKNLPSKSLFATIFARLVLDGASGLQLISKGQWRDTIAIIRAHFSFYSWLPELYKKRNKQSGEVSQIYRESVVWQYFVKGKKRFLELYNSQTVG; this is translated from the coding sequence ATGGACGAAGTTGCCATTGTTATTCTGAATTATAATGGCTGGAGCTTTCTGGATGAGTTTTTGCCGTTGGTGCTGGCCTATTCGGAAGGCCACGCCGTTTATGTCGCTGATAATGCTTCGCTGGACAACTCTGTAGATCTCGTACAGCAGCATTTTCCGGCTGTTAAAATAATCCGTCTGGAACGTAACCACGGTTATACAGGCGGTTACAATGAAGCGTTAGCGCAGATTCCAGCGACCTATTACATTCTCCTTAACTCGGATGTTGAGGTAACACCGGGTTGGGTTTCCCCTTTATTGCATTTGATGAAGCGGCGTCCGCAGGCGGCGGCCTGCCAGCCGAAGCTGCTTGCTTATCACCAAAAAACGCATTTCGAATACGCAGGTGCTGCCGGAGGCTACATTGATTATCTGGGGTATCCGTTCTGCCGGGGCCGCCTTTTCGATACCCTGGAACCCGATGAGGGACAGTATAACGATGAGCGCCAGATTTTTTGGGCAACGGGGGCGTGCCTGATTATACGTTCTGAATTATTCTGGAAAATTGGCGGCTTTGATGCGAATTTTTTCGCGCACATGGAAGAAATTGATCTTTGCTGGCGCCTCAAAAATAGAGGTTACGAAATCTGGTACTGCCCGGATTCCACGGTTTACCACATTGGCGGTGGTACATTAGCCAAGACAAATCCGCGTAAAACATTTCTGAATTACCGCAACAGCCTGGCTACCTTATACAAGAATTTGCCATCTAAATCGCTCTTCGCGACAATTTTCGCCCGGCTGGTACTGGATGGCGCCTCGGGGCTACAGCTCATAAGCAAAGGGCAATGGCGCGATACAATAGCCATTATTCGGGCACACTTTTCTTTCTATAGCTGGTTACCAGAGCTTTACAAAAAGCGCAACAAGCAGAGTGGCGAAGTAAGTCAGATTTACCGGGAAAGTGTTGTCTGGCAGTATTTCGTTAAAGGCAAAAAACGGTTTCTTGAGCTTTACAACTCCCAAACGGTTGGATGA
- a CDS encoding YbaB/EbfC family nucleoid-associated protein, which yields MFNMMDMFGKVKEFQSRMKEAQASLGVITESGEAGAGLVRATVNGHKQLIKLEIDSDLVKPDDKEMLQDLIVAATNKALENVDGKIKEHLRKSTEGLLPNIPGFDLGSMMS from the coding sequence ATGTTCAACATGATGGATATGTTCGGCAAAGTGAAGGAATTCCAGAGCCGAATGAAAGAAGCACAAGCGTCGCTGGGCGTTATTACGGAGTCGGGCGAAGCAGGAGCAGGTTTAGTACGGGCTACTGTAAATGGTCATAAACAATTGATCAAGCTGGAAATTGATTCGGACCTGGTTAAACCAGACGACAAAGAAATGTTGCAAGACCTGATCGTGGCCGCAACCAACAAGGCACTTGAGAACGTTGACGGTAAAATCAAAGAACACCTGCGTAAATCAACCGAAGGCTTGCTGCCAAATATTCCCGGCTTTGATCTGGGCAGCATGATGTCTTAG